aacaataatttaaaaatgagcTATGAAATTTAaggagagaaaaaaaaaatattatcaaaattatttttttttgtaagaTGGATACAGATGTATTACATACAATTAAACAAGGAAATTAAAGTtaggaaaaaattatataaaatgaaaatattatcaaaaaTACAGTTTATGCCAAAAAGAGattaaaaaagatttataataatttatttacatttattgATATGCAAGTAAAATAAAgcttttaatttaaaaatatatatgattcaAAAATGTCAACAAATAAATTACATCtgctattatttttaaagaaatattagtaaataaatatatacatttttttttttctttttttataaatagatatataaaagaagtaAAAATAGCAcagagataaaaaaaaaaaaaatttaaaagggAACAAGTTtcttttgttattattatgaatTGTTTTATTCTATCAATTATGTCAAgtaattcaaaataaaaattaaaaaaaatgaaatagataTAGACTTTTGatgagaaataaaaaaagcaaaaatatattttactaatttacactatattaataaaaaataaaataacaaagtAATTTTAACTAAAATAACTATATTTGTATGTAGAATGAATAGATATAAAGATTTGCTAACAACAAAATTTGAATATAAGTATTTAATTTACACTTTATCTTTTGTATCCATAAATATAGGTAATAGAAgaatattaacaaaaaaaattataaaaatatatataaaaaaaaagttaatatatatatatatatatatatatctaaacACAATTATATTAGAACATTTTTCTATGTGCATATGTCAAATAAAGGTTTAACTTATTTTCTCAGGAATATgcaatgaatatataaaaagaaaaaaattaaattataaaaatgaagaacagaaaatatattttaatttaacagaaaaaaattttgaaatcatagataaaaaaaaatactctAGTAcaattgaaaaaatatgcaaaaattttaattttccaGTTGAAAAAATATCAGAAGCgtcaaatatttattttccatTGGATTATCATCTACAATATCTGAAtgatatttttgaaaaaaaaaaaaatattttaaaaaacattatagaaaaagaaagtaaaaatactgtaatagataaattaatagaagaaattataaattattttgaattacacattaaaaaaaatgaaaacagtagttcaatttttttaaaaaatattgattttagtcatttaaaagaatttattatagaaagaaaaaaaattaatttaaaatcatCTGATTTATTAGTGCGTTTTATTGATGaattatatgcatatatatatttatatttactgGTAAATtacaaaagaaataatttttttgattttataaaaattaaaagatcaTATAGGCATTGTAGTGAAAATTCAGGAAAAGACATAGGTttagaattaaataattatttaggcataaataataatgataatgattTACTtgtagaaaaagaaaaagaagaaaataaaaaagataattttttaaatagtacAAAGtatgttttaaatatttctacgattaatgaaataaataaaagctTACGTGAATATGGAGTTGTTgtgttaaaaaattttatacctaaagaaaatatagataaaataaaaaaagatctatttctagaaaaaaataatatgaacatatcttcatttttaatgaataagGATCAAAATGTTTATTGTATAAGACCAACAAGAGGAAGGCAATATTGCATAATTAGAAATAGTAAAATTAGtgatttatttgaaaatattcAACAATACTGgatgaatataatttattcctATTTGCCTATAGGGTCTTATGAAAATACATTCAATTTTTTTGAcaaaaatgtaatttttaaattagatgaatttaataatttaaatttaaaaaatgagcACAACGACAAGATATATTTATCAGAACTACAGTTAATTAATAATGAACCATTAAGTGAAGTTCAAACCTATCACGTAGATAATGGGATGAATGGTTTATCAGTAATTTTACccttaaataaaataaatgaagaatCAGGGAACTTTGAATTTTTCATTGGAACtcatttattttcatcaaaaaagaaaaaattaaaacagaaaatttacaatttcaaaaaattcatagaaatatattataaaacaGGATCATCATTCATACCTGAAGTTCAAGAACaagatttaataatttatgattcaaaaatattacaCAGAGGAttatcaaataatttatggACAAAAAATTCTTCTTTAATTTATCGTtatgattataaaaaatatccgCCACCTGGTCAAGATTTTATTGAcatattttcttataattttattggaaaatgtatttctttttttaattttttaaataaatatatataaatttattttatatgaacatacataattttttttttctaatcactttttttcattaatattcaAATGTATTTATTGAAGTTATATTGGTCTTCttaattttgttataattattttttagtataCATATCTACCTTCAATTCTTTTTTACATTGTTTCTACTTTTTCAACTTATATATAAGTTCGTTCAACATGATTAGGTCTGTTTTTCATTTCaccatttctttttttttataaattgacacaatttaaattatttttaaactttttttttttttttcagaaaaaacattacgtttatatattttgtattatttttttatattatattttacggaatacttttaaaaattttcattttttcatgAGTagtcatataaatatatatttgataaatactaatttctttttcaacAACATTCTATACTTCATTACTAATTTACCAAAGTAtagattaaaaataaatatataaaaaagcatactaaaaaattataaaatttttttaaattttattaaagtatatattttattaaaaatgataataaaatatagtcCATTTAAAGaagcaaaaaattaaaatatataaaaaatttatttgatgGAACTATTACATGATTAGAACCCCCTCGAActctataaaatattaaaaaacagagaatttttattaaaaactatAACTTtcgtaatatatttttttaataaataattacaaaatagaaattaaaattaattttttttatgaatatgtatttattttaaaaattcatacaataataaatcataaatgtaaaaaaaaaaaaaaaatatgaaaaaaattcatatattttaaaaggaagaaaataaagCAAATGCAAttaaacgaaaaaaaaaaaaaaaaataaaaaaaaaaaatattgatgaaattaaaaacttaacATTTTTCAAAAgagaataataaaacatttaaattattatattcttttgaagaattaattttaatataaataagagaaaatttttctttaaatttctttttttttattccaaATTTTGTGTAAATTCAAATAGATacattttttagttttataaGAGCAAAAATGGTAAAAGGTAATagcataatatatatgaaaaattatataaattattattaaaacgaattaatttttttaaaaagtaaaaaagtaaaattaacagtaataaacaaaaatatgaagaagatgattaaaatattaaaatatgcagattaaagaatttttaaaataatagaaaaaaaatatattgaaaaaaagaattataatagctatataataataaaaaaaaattataaaataatttaattatgatttatctttttttttttaggtacaaaaaaacaaaaaaaaactttacaACCAATTACTAAATTTATTACTATAAATTTAAGTAAATTAACTCATAAAGTAtgttataaaagaaaagctCCAAGAGCTATTAAAGAGATTAGAGATATTGCTGGAAAACTTATGCACACAAAAGtatgatatttttattaactttatattatttatattattgtaGAGATACTCgaatatgtaaatttttatttttttattcttttatatattaaataaattattataataatgtattttctttttcctttttgttcttcatattaaatatatgagAATAATTAGGTTAACATgcattttgtttttatcttttttttgtgCTAAATGTTTATATTGCTACCTTagaatatactttttttattgtattaaatttattattaaaatgtttaatattattttgtttcattgaatttattatttttacaggATGTACGATTAGATGTAAAGCTAAACAAGTATATTTGGTCAAAAGGTATTAGAAATCCACCAAAAAGAGTTCGAGTTAAGttagaaagaaaaagaaatgaagatgaagattCTAAAGAGAAAATGTATACAATTGTTCAACACGTAATAGTTGATTCATTTAAAGGATTAGTTAATGAATGTGAAGCAAATGAATAAATAGcacaaatttaaaaaatatcttttatgTACACATAcatatgtataatttttttttcattattttattttttaattttttttaataatgcatataatgaataaaatatatgagttagtacattaaaatttttatgagtagatatattatttaataaaacatttactaatgattattttaaaaaaaaaaaaaatagctaAAATTTAGTTTCAAAAAAGCAAGGGAAAAGAATCTCAATTTACAcggattataaaaaattttaattatttaataggatttttaacttaaattattattttttcctttttttaataagatattgctgaaaaatatatatatgttgcAATTTTTGTTCTGAACTTGTTcataccaaaaaaaaaaaaaaaaaaaaggttgcACACATCTTAAAGAAGAAGTTATAGGCTTTCTCactaatatattaaaacttttttttacttttattttttttattttatttaattaaatatatgttgcttatgtttttttttaaaagctattttttaattaggcattttatgttttgaaatattaaaaaataaaaaaaatatatatatatatataataaatttcttGTTCTAGTTACTTTGAAGCCATAAAAAGttgtaaaataatatatttaaatatactataaattacaaaaaaaaaaaaataaaagctataaagaaaaaaactaCTAAATAGAGGAATTAATGGATTATATAAACTAAAATGCTATTTTTGTTAGATGTtctaagaaaaataaaatgagaaAATTTTTCTAGTTTTAAAGcactaataatataaatatcagcaaaaaataaaataaaacaaatatatatatgcgtACATGTATATGcttttctaatttttatttaatgaaatggaaaaaaataaaaaaaaaataaataatattttaaatgaaaacttTAATCATGAATGGagataatgaattaaatcattatttCAGGATAAATAGTAAATTTATAGATAAAAgtgaaaatgataatttttatgtttggACATACAAAAGCCCAAATGTTGATCTTTACCCAGATGTTGTTTTCTTTAAATGCCTAGTTATTAGTGTTGACGGAGATAACTATAAGCTCAAAGAAATTTCTCCTGAAACAAATAGTGTCTATGTAGTAAAAAAGGAGCATATATTTAATTGCAATGATATGGTAGATGTAAACAGTCACAGATTAAATGATATGGTTCATCAAAATTCTGCAGAAGTTTTAAATACTTTAGCTTTAAGATATGagcaaaattatatatacactATAGCCGAGCCAATATTAATATCAATAAACCCCTATCAGGTTATTGATGTCAATATAAAcgattataaaaatttgaataatGATCAGCTGCCACCCCATGTCTATACATATGCAAAAGATGCAATGTACGATTTTATAAACACAAAAAATAGTCAGTCAATTATTATAAGTGGAGAGAGTGGATCAGGTAAAACAGAAGCTTCAAAACTTGTTatcaaattttatttatcagGAGTGAAGGAAGATAATGAAACATCACAAACGTTATGGGATTCCAATTTTATATTAGAAGTATaacataaaagaaaaaaaagttacaaaattttttttttcaaattttatattaaatatgtaaaaataaaaataattgccataatttattatcgtatatataattttaggtcttttttaattattatatatatatatgtatatatatatatataaatttttctaccctcattttatttacttaGGCTTTTGGTAATGCAAAAaccataaaaaataataattcaagTAGATATGGAAAATATGTTAAAATACAATTAGATGATGATCAAAATATTGTTTCATCATgtattgaaatatttttattggaAAAAATAAGAGTAGTCTCTCAAGTAATTctattgaaaatatattcaatttTACAACATTATCATAATAGTGATAAgcataaaattaaaacagaaatgtttctttttttttttaattttacattattttatattttttatttctcttaaatttacaaaataggaagaaaatgaaagatgctatcatattttttatgaaattctAAAAGGAATGAGTGATGATATGAAAAGAAGATACAATTTTAAATCGGAAAATCAATATAAATATCTTTCAAATGGATATATCAGTATTCCAGGTAAAAAATAGATTGTTTTTATCTAATTttgataattataaaaatattcctCTTTCtgttattataaaaatattactctttatcttttataatttttttttgtttttagaAATAGATGATGCAAAAGATTTTCAGAGTCTAATGACTTCTTTTGATAAAAT
The genomic region above belongs to Plasmodium relictum strain SGS1 genome assembly, chromosome: 10 and contains:
- the RPL31 gene encoding 60S ribosomal protein L31, putative, whose product is MVKGTKKQKKTLQPITKFITINLSKLTHKVCYKRKAPRAIKEIRDIAGKLMHTKDVRLDVKLNKYIWSKGIRNPPKRVRVKLERKRNEDEDSKEKMYTIVQHVIVDSFKGLVNECEANE